A window of Microbispora hainanensis genomic DNA:
GCCCCGCCGCCTACCTGGTGCCCAGCGCGCTGTTCGCGGTGCTGACCGGTTCTCTTTCCGAAGAGTCGTTCCTCTCGTGGGGCTGGCGGGTGCCGTTCCTGCTCAGTGCCGTCGTCGTGGTCATCGGCCTGTTCGTCCGCCTGCGCATCGACGAGTCGGAGGTCTTCAAGGCCGCGAGGAGGAAGAAGCAGGCGGAAAGCGCCCCGCTGCCCCTGTTGATGCGCAACCACCGCAAGGAGGTGTTCGGCGGGCTGTTCACGAAGTTCGTCGAGGCCGCGGTGTTCCCCTTCTACACCGTCTTCCTCGTCTCGTACGGCAAGCAGCACGGCGTGGACGACTCCATGGTGCTCAACGCGGTCATCATCGCGATCGTGTGCGAGCTCATCACGATCCCGCTGATCGGCCGCCTCACCGATCGGATCGGCCGCCGCCCGGTCTACCTGGCCGCCGCCGTGCTGAACCTGGTGCTGATCGTGCCCGCGTTCAAGGCCATCGAGACCGGAAACATGGCCGTCATCGTGCTGCTCCTCGTCGCCGGTCTGGCGCTGGGCCACGCGGGGACCTATGCGCCGCAGGCGTCCTACTTCCCCGAGCTGTTCCCGGCCGCGGTCCGCTACAGCGGCGTCTCGCTCGTCTGGCAGTTCGGCTCGATGATCGCCTCCGGCCCCTTCACGGTGGTCGCGGCCGCTCTGCTGATCGCCGGTGGCGGCTCCTTCGGCTGGGTGGCGGTGTACGTCGGCGCTCTCGTGCTGATCAGCGTCATCGCGCTGTTCTTCATGCCCGAGACGGCGCCCGGCCGCCTGGCCGGCAAGGAGTACGCCGACCAGCCCCGCGCCGTCCAGACCACGGGCGCCTGAGGGGAGCGGGATATATGGCGACCATTACCGACGCGAGGGTCATCGTCACCTCGCCGGGGCGCAACTTCGTGACGTTGAAGATCACGACCTCGGACGGCGTGACCGGCCTGGGAGACGCCACCCTCAACGGCCGCGAGCTGGCCGTCGCCGGCTACCTGCGCGACCACGTCGTGCCGCTGCTGATAGGCCGCGACCCCGCCCGCATCGAGGACACCTGGCAGTACCTCTACAAGGGCGCCTACTGGCGCCGCGGTCCCGTGACCATGACCGCCATCGCCGCCGTCGACACCGCCCTGTGGGACATCAAGGGCAAGGTGGCCGGGCTGCCGCTCTACGAGCTGCTCGGCGGCAAGGCCCGCGAGGGCGCCATGGTGTACGGCCACGCCAGCGGCGGCGACGTCGCCGAACTGCTGGACGACATCGCGCGCTTCAGAGATCTCGGCTACCAGGCGATCCGCGCCCAGGCCGCCGTGCCCGGCACCCCCGGCAGCTACGGCGTCAGGCACGGCCGGGGAGTGTACGAACCGGCCAACGCCTCGCTGCCGGACGAGCAGATGTGGTCGACCGAGGCATATCTGGACTTCGCCCCCGGCTACCTCGCGGCGGTGCGCGAACGGTTCGGCTTCCACTTCCACCTGCTGCACGACGTGCATCACCGGCTCACCCCCACCGAGGCGGGGCGGCTCGGGCGGCGTCTTGAGGACCTGCGGCTGTTCTGGATGGAGGACCCCACCCCCGCCGAGCTGCAGGAGTCCTTCCGTCAGATCCGCCAGGCCACCACGACGCCGATAGCCGTCGGGGAGGTCTTCAACTCCATCTGGGACTGCCAGCAGCTCATTACGGAGCGGCTCATCGACTACATCCGGGTCTCCGTCGTACACGCCGGCGGCATCACCCACGTCCGCCGGATCTTCAACCTGGCAGAGCTGTACCAGGTGCGCACCGGCTCGCACGGCGCCACCGACCTGTCGCCCGTCAGCATGGCGGCGGCCGTGCACCTGGACGTGACCGTCCCCAACTTCGGCGTCCAGGAGTACATGGAGCACGAACCGGTCACCCACGAGGTGTTCCGCCCCACGTACGAGCTGCGCGACGGCGCCCTCCACCCCTCCACGGCGCCGGGCCTGGGCGTGGAGATGGACGAGGAGGCCGCCGCCCACTTCCCGTACGAGCCGAAGTATCTGCCGGTCAGCCGCAGGGCCGACGGTTCGGTGCACGACTGGTGAGCACCACCGACCGGCTCTCCCGAGCCACGCTGTCCCGGGTGCCCGAGCCGTCGCGCCCCGCGGTCGACCCCGCTTCGCTGCGACCACGCCTGGTCCACCTCGGCATCGGCGCCTTCCACAGGGCCCACCAGGCCGTCTACACCGAGGCGGCCGAGGCCGCGCATGGTGGCGGCTGGGGCATCGCGGGCGTCACCCAGCGCAGCCGTACGGTCGTGGACCGGCTTCGCCCGCAGGACGGCCTCTACTCCCTGGCGCGGCGGGAGCCCGGCGGACCCGCCGTCCAGGTCGTCGGGTCCGTCGTCGAGGTGCTGCACGCGGTCGACGACGGGCACCGGCTGGCGGCGTTGCTGGCCAGCCCCGACGTGGCCGTGGTCACGATCACGGTGACGGAGAAGGGTTATCGGTGGGATCCTGCGACCGGTGGCCTCGCCGTCGGCGATCCGCTGGTGCGAGCCGACCTGGCGGGGGCGCCCACGCCGGCCACCGTGGTAGGACAGCTCGTCGCCGGACTGCGTGCGCGGATGCGGGTGGGGGCTCCCATCTCCGTCGTGTCGTGCGACAACATGGTCGGCAACGGCGAGATCACCGGGCGGCTCGTCCGCGAATACGCCGCCGCGAGCGGCTGGCCGGAGCGCGATCGCCTGCTCGACTGGATCGACTCCACGGTCGCCTTCCCCTCGACCGTCGTGGACCGCATCGTGCCCGCCACCACCGACGCCGACCTCCGTACGGCCGCGCTGGCGCTGGGCCTGCGGGACGAGGGGGCGGTGGTGGGCGAGCCGTTCAGCCAATGGATCGTCCAGGACGCCTTCGCCTCCGACCGGCCCCGCTGGGAGGCCGCCGGCGTCACCTTCGTGCCCGACGTCCGCCCGTACCAGATGATGAAGCTGCGGCTGCTGAACGGCGCCCACTCGCTCATGGCATACCTGGGGCTGGCCGCGGGGTGCGAGACCGTGGCCGACGTCATGGACACGCCGTGGGGCGAGCCGGTCGTACGCGCCTACACGGCCGAGGTGGCGGCGACGCTGACCGGCGGCCTTTCCGCCGAGGCGTACACCGACGCCCTGATCGAGCGCTTCGCCAACCACGCCATGCGGCACAGGCTGCGCCAGATCGCCGCCGACGGCTCGCTCAAGGTGCCCGAGCGCTGGCTGGCCCCGCTGCGCGAGCTACGCGCGGCGGGCGCGCAGACGCCGATGCTGGAGCTCGCGCTGGCCGCGTGGGCCAGGCACACCCGTGACGGCGAGCCCGACGACCCCGCCGCGGCGCGGCTGAGCCAGGCGTGGGCCGACCGGCGGGGCGCCGACGCCGTACGAGCCCTGCTGTCGGTCATCGGCGCCGACGACCTCGCCGAGGACGACTCCCTCACCGCCGCCGTCGCCGCGCACCTGGCCGACCCGCCGCGGCTCGGGTCTGTTCCGTAGGTAGACGGCTCCGTCTCGCCGCCATCCTGGCGCGCCTCCACGACTCCGGCTTCCGGATCGTGATCCGCGGCCCATCCCCGCGCGGGGATGCTCCGTCGTTCTCGATCTCCTCACGCCTCGGCGTTGAGGTCGGCCCCGGGCCGGCCGTGCCCGTGACCTGGATACACGAGTTGTAATCAGGACGACGGTTGCATGAGCGTCATAAGTGGCCTCTTCGCCGCGTGATCATGCCACGGAGTGGGTGATGACGCCGGTGTAGACACCGGTGGTCACACCGGAGAAGGGGATCGACAGCACCAGGGTGGGAATCCAGCTGGCTCCGTTGACCCCCGCCACGGCGGTGTGGGAGAACGCCGTTCGCTGGACGGCGAGGGTGACCCTGCTCGCGGCGGTCGGCTGGCCGGGGATGAAGGTTCCGCCGCCTTGGGTCGCCGTGGCCGGGCCGGACCAGTAGCTCATGTTGGCGCGGCCGATGGTGACCACCGGCGCGGTGGTGCGGGTGTAGTCGGTCGAGGAGACGGTGGCCGTCCACGCGCCCGCGCCGGGGTCGCGGTGGTCGGTCACCGTCACCGTGCCCATCTGCACGGTGCGCTGGCTCCCGGGCGGCCCGCTGCCGAGCGACACCGCGACGGGAGCGGTGATGGTCAGCTCTCCCGCCCTGGCCAGGACGTAGGTGGCCGGCGCGACGGCCGCGGACGCCGAGGGGGCGGGCACAGCGGCGGCCAGGGCGGCGGCCAGGGTGGCGGCCAGGGCGATCGCGATGGCGAGGGGGTTGATACGTCTGTGCATTTATGCCCTTCGGGGTTCGCGGCGACGACGCCAGACCACGACGCCGGCACCCACGAGACCAAGCGCGACGACGATCGACGGGATGATCAGCCGCGACATGCCGGACGGTGTGACGGGCCGGCCGATCCCGGCCTTGGGGAAGACGACGGTCGCGGAGACCTCGCGTTTGACCAGGCCGCTCTGCACTAGCATGTCGACCTTCCAGGGCCCCTCGGGGAGCCGTGGGTCCATGACGACGGCCAGCCGTCCGGTCTCGCCCGGACGCAGCGTGACGCCCAGCTGCGCCGGGTAGGGTCCGGCGCGCAGCCCGCCCGGCCCGTCCGACAGCGACAGCGAGCCGGACAGGTCCAGGGCCCGTCCGCCGGTGTTGTGCACCTGCGCGGACAGGACCGGGCGGCCGGTGGCGTCCCGTTCCGGGGTGAGACGGTCGACGTCCATCGCGGACGGCGGCTCGCCGCCCGGGCCGATGTCGAGGTACATCCGGATGCCGACCCGGCTGGCCAGGCCGATGTTGTGCGTCCGGTCCGGCTCGGCGGTGGTCTGCGCCCAGATCACGCCGTACCGCTCGCCCTTCCAGGCGTCGGACGGCACGCGCGTGGTGAACCAGGCCCGGCGGACCTGTCCGGGAGCGAGGTCGATCTCCGCAGGCGTGACGGTGGTCCAGCTCGACAGCTCGTTCGGGGTGCGGTCGGGCGCGAAGACGAAGGCGTGGCCCCGGATGTCGGCCGCCGCCGGATAGAGCGAGACGCGCATCCGGTGCCCGCTGGTGTTGGACACCTCGATCCGCCGCCTGATGGTGGTGCCGGGATCGAGATGGTCGACCACGCCCTTGAGCGCGCGCGGGTCGTCGCGGCGGGCGAGGGGTGCGTCGACCAGCCGGATGCCCAGCCCTTCGCCGGGGTCTCCCCGATCCGTCGTGGCCGCCGCGGCTGCCACGGCGGTGGGGCCCGGGACGGCCGCGAGCGCCGCGCCTGCCGTGCCCGCGTTCGACACGGCGAGCAGGACGCCCGCGACCCAGCCGATGAGCCGGTCAGGCAACAGAGTGCGTCACCGTGCCCGAGTAGGTGCCAAGGCCCACCGACAGCGGAATGTTCACTGAGATGGTCGGATTCCAGGTCGCCTGGCTGTTGCCCGTGCCGCCGGTGTAGGTCATCGCGACCCGCTGCACGTCCAGGGTCCCGCCCGGGCCAGGCGTCAGCGTCCCGTTGCCGGTGATCAACGTGCCGGGGCCCGGCGTGTAGGTGGCCGCGGAGGCCGGGACCGTGTCACTCGGACCTGCGAAGGCCGTGGACGACACCCGCGCCGTCCAGTCCGAGGTGGGCACACCGCCTCGGGCGTCGGTCACCGTGACCGCGCCGATCGGCCCGCTGACCGTGCCGCCCGCCGCGGCGCTGCCCAGGCTCACCGGACCGGCGGGGGCCGTGATCGTCAACGCGCCCGACGTGACCGTGAAGGTCACCGTCGTGTCCGCGGCGTCGGCGGCCGGCGCGGTCAGCACCACCGACCCGAGCGCGATACCCGACACCAACGCGAGCGGCCTTAGTCGCATGCTCGTCCCCCGAATATGTCAACGCCCAGAGCATGGGCGGCAGCACAAAAAGATCACTTCAGGGCACGATAGAAGCGGAGGGCGGTTCCCCCGGACAGGACGCACGTGTGGATACGGGTCGCCGACCCCGCCCCGGCGAAAGCTTGACCGTGGCCGAATCAGGAGGCCGAATCAGGAGGCCGAATCAGGAGACCGGACAGGTCACGGGGTGACGACGCACTTGACGAAGCCGTCCGGGCGGTCGAGGAAGTATCCGAACCCCGTGTCGAGGTCCTCCAGTGAGACGGTGTGGGTGATCAGCGGCTCGAAGGTCAGGCGCCGGTCCGCCATCATGCGCAGCCCCTCGGCCATGGCGGCCATGAGGCGCCACCGCTGCCCGGTGAAGCCGTTGACGATGGTCACGCCGCGATACCACAGCTCGATGTCCAGCTCACGCGGGCCGTCGTGGTGGTAGCCGGCGACGCAGAGCGTGCCGTGCGTGGTCACGAGGTCGCCCGCGAGCTTGAGCCCGGCGGCCTTGCCGGAGAACTCGACGACCACGTCGAACGTGCCGCGCAGGCTCTCGCCTGCCTCCTCGGGGGTGTGCACGTCGCTCGCGCCCAACTCGGCCGCGAGCTCGCGGGCCAAAGGCGCCGGGTCGACGCCGGCGAGACGGGCGGGCGCGCGGTCGGCGGCGACCTGCAGGGCGCCCAGGCCCATGAACCCGAGCCCCACGACCGCCACGCGCTGCCCCGGCCGCAGGCCGCACCTCGACAGCGCCTCGACCACGCAGGCCAGCGGCTCGCCGAGCACGGCCCGGCTCGGCACGTTGGACGGGGCGGGCAGCAGCTCCCTGGCGTCGACGTTCACCGTGTCGGCGAACGCGGGAGACGCGAAGCCGGTGACGCGGTCTCCCCTCGACCATCCATGGACGCCCGGGCCCAGCTCCACGATCTCGCCGCTCAGCTCGTGCCCGAGCCGGCGCGGCGCGGCGTCGTCGTGCTCCGCCCAGGCCGGCAGCTCGGAGACGCAGATCCCCGACGCGAGCGTGCGTACGCGGACCTCTCCCGGGCGGACAGGCGCGTCAGGGACCTCGACGACCTCCGACCGGCCCGGGGCGACGACCTGTGAAAACCGCATGTTCTCCTCTTCCGATCCGGATCAGCTCAGGCCGCGGCCGGCCAGCTCGACGGCTCCGACCACGGGCGGGGCCTGGAGCAGGGTGGCCGTGACCGCCGGGAGCAGGGACCTCAGCTCCTCCTCGAACGCCCGCATCAGGCGGGGCTGGTTGGCGATGACACCACCCGCCACGACCACGGCCCGGAGGTCGGCGCCCCGCCCGGCCAGGCAGGACACGAGACGGGCCAGTGACCGGCCGCCCGCCGTGATGACGGCGTCGGCGGTCGCCGACCCGGCATCCGCGGCCGCGAAGACGACCGGGGCGTGGGCGCCCCAGGTCTCGACTCCTCCGTTCCAGCTCATCGCCGCCGCCAGCTCGGGCAGGCCGCCGACGCCGAAGGCGCGCAGGAGGGCGACATCGAGCCCGTCGCCGGGCGCGCCCTCGTCGGCGCGGGCGAGCACCGCGCGGGCCGCGTCGCGGACGAGCGCGGAGCCCGATCCCTCGTCGCCGAGCACCCATCCCCAGCCGCCCGCGGACAGGTACGCGCCCGTGTCGCGGTGCCTGCCGACGGCGATGGCGCCCGTGCCGGAGATGACGCCGATCCCCCCGGCCAGGCCCGCGGCCGGGACGAGCAGTTCGGCGTCGTTGACCACGGTCACCGGCGTTTCGAGCACCCGGACGAGCTCGTGGGCGAGCCGTTCGAACTGGTCGGGGGTCTCGCAGCCGTGCGCGCCCACGACGACATGGCGTACCTCCGGGCCCTGCCGGAGCAGCGGGTGGAGCCGCTCCGACAACCAGGCCGCCGCCTGGGGAAGGCAGGCCGTCTGCCAGCCGGTGCTGGGCACCGTCAGGTCGGTGAGCACCTCGCCGCTCGACGCGTCGGCGAGCCGGACGCGGGTCTTGGTGCCCCCCACGTCCACGCCGGCCACCACCGGGCTCATCCGATGGGCTCCTCGATCTTGGTGTCGGTGTTGTCGAAGACGAAGTCCTCGATCGCCACGCCGCGCACCATGGCGAGGGATCCCGCGAGCCGTTGCAGTACGGCGGTCTCCAGGACCGTGCGGACCGGCATCGACACGCCCTCGGGGATGCGCACCACGTGCAGGTGGTCGCCGGGGTCGACCTCGGCCGAGGTGACGCAGAGCGTGAGGTGGCGGGCTCCGGCGAGGCTGCGCGCGATCTCCAGCTCCCGGCCGTCGCCGATGACGACGTGCAGGGTCTGCCCCGCCGACTCCATCTCCCCGTGCAGGTAGTTGCGGGTGACCAGGGCGGAGGCGGGCACCCGGCACACCTCGCGGAGCAGCAGTGCCCCCGACTCGGAGGCGGAGCGGGAGGCTCCCGACGCGACGATGTCGGCGGCGACCACCCGCCCGGCGCGGCCCGCCACCTCGTCCACCACCGGCGCGAGCGCGTGCTCGTGGCGGGTGAGGACGTCGGCGATGCCGTTCCACTCCGCGGCGACCTCGGCCGGGGACGTGCCGAGGATGGTGCGGGCGATCATCGCCAGGGCGATCAACGTGCCGGTGTAGCCGATGGTCGAGGCATAGCTGTCGGGCTCGTTGCCGAGATCGACAGGGTGCGCCGCCGTGTCGCCGAGCCGGGAGGGCACGACGTTGACCACGGCCGCCCGCCGCTCCCGCGGCACCATGGCCAGCGCGTCGACGGTCTCCGGGCTGCGGCCCGACTGCGAGACGCCGATCACGATGTCGGCCTCCGCGAGCGCGACGCCGGAGCCGATCTCGCTGGCCAGCTCCTGGCGGGCCGGCACCGCGCCGTCGGCGAGCATCCGCAGCGGCAGGGCGAGCGCGGCGTAGCTGGCTCCCATGCCGACGAAGACCGGGCGGGAGCGGCCCGCGAACACGTCACGGCCGTCCCGGAGCTGGGCCGCGACCCGCGCCGCGACCCGCTCCAGCGCCGCCGGCTGGGCCGTACGGCCGTCGACATAGGGGATCCGTTCTCCCGGCATTCCGTCAGTTCCCTTCAACACACATAGGCGAGCCAACCGCGACACAAGCCTAGACCAGACGCTTCAAATCAAATACCACTGCATACCAAATGATGCCGTACGGACAACTGGTATTGGTCAGGAGTTCGGACAGCACGAAGCCGTGGGACCGCACGACGCGCGTCCCACGTGGAGAAACAGGCCCGTCAGGCGGGGCTCGTTCCCCCTCGTACGAAGGAGGTGCGCAGGCGGTAGCGGTCGCCCCGATAGGTGATGGCCGAGACCAGGACGACCCGTCCGACGGCGTCGACCATCGACTGGTGCATCACCAGGACGGGATCACCGGGGGTGAGGTCGAGGTGCTCGGCGATCCCCTCGGGGCAGCCCTTGGCCTCGATGACCGACTGGGCGACGACCGGCTCGGCTCCCCCGGCGGTGAGCTCCTCGATCAGCGACGCCTTGGTGAAGTCGGTCTCCGGGAGCCGCGGCGCGACGTTCAGCACGACGCGTGAGGAGTCGACGCCGACGGGGACGCCGTCCAGCATGCGCACGCGTTCGAGCACGAAGAGCCGCGTGCCCGCCGCCACGCCGAACTGGTCGGCCTCGTCGAGCGACGCCTCCTTGACCTCGGCGCGGATCACCCGGGAGGTCGCGGTCAGCGCCTTCCGCCTGGCCGTCTCGGTGAACGACTCCAGCGAGTTGGGCCAGTCGCGGTCGGGCCGGCCGGCGACGTACCAGCCTCGCCCGTGGGACGAGCGGAGCACGCCCTGCTCGACCAGGTGCTGGAGCGC
This region includes:
- a CDS encoding MFS transporter; its protein translation is MNDGDAVAPRDLRRTVGASVVGTVAEYYDFFIYGTASALAFNKIFFPEVDPAVGTLAAFSTYAVGFFARPLGGLVWGHIGDRIGRKRALVSTLLLTGLGTFAIGLLPTYQQIGMWATAILVLVRLVQGFGVGGEQGGAVLLTMEAAPPARRGWYASFVQLGSPAAYLVPSALFAVLTGSLSEESFLSWGWRVPFLLSAVVVVIGLFVRLRIDESEVFKAARRKKQAESAPLPLLMRNHRKEVFGGLFTKFVEAAVFPFYTVFLVSYGKQHGVDDSMVLNAVIIAIVCELITIPLIGRLTDRIGRRPVYLAAAVLNLVLIVPAFKAIETGNMAVIVLLLVAGLALGHAGTYAPQASYFPELFPAAVRYSGVSLVWQFGSMIASGPFTVVAAALLIAGGGSFGWVAVYVGALVLISVIALFFMPETAPGRLAGKEYADQPRAVQTTGA
- a CDS encoding mannitol dehydrogenase family protein; translated protein: MSTTDRLSRATLSRVPEPSRPAVDPASLRPRLVHLGIGAFHRAHQAVYTEAAEAAHGGGWGIAGVTQRSRTVVDRLRPQDGLYSLARREPGGPAVQVVGSVVEVLHAVDDGHRLAALLASPDVAVVTITVTEKGYRWDPATGGLAVGDPLVRADLAGAPTPATVVGQLVAGLRARMRVGAPISVVSCDNMVGNGEITGRLVREYAAASGWPERDRLLDWIDSTVAFPSTVVDRIVPATTDADLRTAALALGLRDEGAVVGEPFSQWIVQDAFASDRPRWEAAGVTFVPDVRPYQMMKLRLLNGAHSLMAYLGLAAGCETVADVMDTPWGEPVVRAYTAEVAATLTGGLSAEAYTDALIERFANHAMRHRLRQIAADGSLKVPERWLAPLRELRAAGAQTPMLELALAAWARHTRDGEPDDPAAARLSQAWADRRGADAVRALLSVIGADDLAEDDSLTAAVAAHLADPPRLGSVP
- a CDS encoding GntR family transcriptional regulator, encoding MQAAELIERRVREGALASGRRLPAERELCNQMGISRVTLRRALQHLVEQGVLRSSHGRGWYVAGRPDRDWPNSLESFTETARRKALTATSRVIRAEVKEASLDEADQFGVAAGTRLFVLERVRMLDGVPVGVDSSRVVLNVAPRLPETDFTKASLIEELTAGGAEPVVAQSVIEAKGCPEGIAEHLDLTPGDPVLVMHQSMVDAVGRVVLVSAITYRGDRYRLRTSFVRGGTSPA
- a CDS encoding N-acetylglucosamine kinase, whose translation is MSPVVAGVDVGGTKTRVRLADASSGEVLTDLTVPSTGWQTACLPQAAAWLSERLHPLLRQGPEVRHVVVGAHGCETPDQFERLAHELVRVLETPVTVVNDAELLVPAAGLAGGIGVISGTGAIAVGRHRDTGAYLSAGGWGWVLGDEGSGSALVRDAARAVLARADEGAPGDGLDVALLRAFGVGGLPELAAAMSWNGGVETWGAHAPVVFAAADAGSATADAVITAGGRSLARLVSCLAGRGADLRAVVVAGGVIANQPRLMRAFEEELRSLLPAVTATLLQAPPVVGAVELAGRGLS
- a CDS encoding alcohol dehydrogenase catalytic domain-containing protein; translated protein: MRFSQVVAPGRSEVVEVPDAPVRPGEVRVRTLASGICVSELPAWAEHDDAAPRRLGHELSGEIVELGPGVHGWSRGDRVTGFASPAFADTVNVDARELLPAPSNVPSRAVLGEPLACVVEALSRCGLRPGQRVAVVGLGFMGLGALQVAADRAPARLAGVDPAPLARELAAELGASDVHTPEEAGESLRGTFDVVVEFSGKAAGLKLAGDLVTTHGTLCVAGYHHDGPRELDIELWYRGVTIVNGFTGQRWRLMAAMAEGLRMMADRRLTFEPLITHTVSLEDLDTGFGYFLDRPDGFVKCVVTP
- a CDS encoding SIS domain-containing protein; this translates as MPGERIPYVDGRTAQPAALERVAARVAAQLRDGRDVFAGRSRPVFVGMGASYAALALPLRMLADGAVPARQELASEIGSGVALAEADIVIGVSQSGRSPETVDALAMVPRERRAAVVNVVPSRLGDTAAHPVDLGNEPDSYASTIGYTGTLIALAMIARTILGTSPAEVAAEWNGIADVLTRHEHALAPVVDEVAGRAGRVVAADIVASGASRSASESGALLLREVCRVPASALVTRNYLHGEMESAGQTLHVVIGDGRELEIARSLAGARHLTLCVTSAEVDPGDHLHVVRIPEGVSMPVRTVLETAVLQRLAGSLAMVRGVAIEDFVFDNTDTKIEEPIG
- the manD gene encoding D-mannonate dehydratase ManD; this translates as MATITDARVIVTSPGRNFVTLKITTSDGVTGLGDATLNGRELAVAGYLRDHVVPLLIGRDPARIEDTWQYLYKGAYWRRGPVTMTAIAAVDTALWDIKGKVAGLPLYELLGGKAREGAMVYGHASGGDVAELLDDIARFRDLGYQAIRAQAAVPGTPGSYGVRHGRGVYEPANASLPDEQMWSTEAYLDFAPGYLAAVRERFGFHFHLLHDVHHRLTPTEAGRLGRRLEDLRLFWMEDPTPAELQESFRQIRQATTTPIAVGEVFNSIWDCQQLITERLIDYIRVSVVHAGGITHVRRIFNLAELYQVRTGSHGATDLSPVSMAAAVHLDVTVPNFGVQEYMEHEPVTHEVFRPTYELRDGALHPSTAPGLGVEMDEEAAAHFPYEPKYLPVSRRADGSVHDW